A single window of Meiothermus sp. DNA harbors:
- the rpiA gene encoding ribose-5-phosphate isomerase RpiA has protein sequence MNNLDAYKQQAALEAVKYVQSGMVVGLGTGSTAKYAVLELGRRLREGELSEVRAVPTSEATAMLAHDLGIPLVELEPQGVDLAIDGADEIAPDLTLIKGLGGALLREKIVEASARQFIVIADHSKKVSQLGRGVVPVEIVRFGYRATLHALARLGEPVLRMDGDEFFYSDGGNLIADVRFGPIANPADLEVRLKRIPGVVESGLFVGLATRAIVAGPGGVEYLEKPSG, from the coding sequence ATGAATAACCTGGATGCCTATAAACAACAAGCGGCCCTCGAGGCCGTCAAATATGTGCAGTCGGGCATGGTGGTGGGGCTCGGTACCGGCTCCACGGCCAAGTATGCGGTGTTAGAGCTAGGCCGCCGCTTGCGCGAGGGCGAGCTATCCGAGGTGCGTGCAGTGCCCACTTCGGAAGCCACTGCCATGCTGGCCCACGACCTGGGCATTCCGCTGGTGGAGTTGGAGCCCCAGGGGGTCGACCTGGCCATCGATGGCGCCGACGAGATCGCCCCCGACCTCACCCTCATCAAAGGGCTGGGAGGGGCTTTGCTGCGGGAAAAGATTGTGGAGGCCAGCGCCCGGCAGTTTATCGTGATTGCTGACCACAGCAAAAAAGTATCCCAACTGGGGCGTGGGGTGGTTCCGGTGGAGATTGTGCGCTTTGGCTACCGTGCAACCCTACACGCCCTAGCCCGGTTGGGGGAGCCGGTTCTTCGGATGGACGGCGACGAGTTCTTCTATAGCGATGGGGGGAACCTCATCGCCGATGTTCGGTTTGGTCCCATAGCCAACCCGGCAGACCTCGAGGTCCGACTCAAGCGCATTCCGGGCGTGGTGGAAAGCGGGCTATTTGTGGGCCTAGCAACTCGTGCCATTGTGGCGGGGCCTGGGGGAGTGGAGTACCTGGAAAAACCCTCTGGCTAG
- the bcp gene encoding thioredoxin-dependent thiol peroxidase, with protein sequence MLNPGDPAPNFSLPDQEGHLHTLEGYRGQWVVLYFYPKDDTPGCTKEACNFRDEKSRLEELGAVVLGVSADDVESHGKFHGKYSLNFPLLANPEKDVIRAYGAWGRKTLYGKEYEGVFRYTYLIDPEGRVAKVWDKVKPDEHALEVAEALLELQKQAV encoded by the coding sequence ATGCTGAACCCCGGCGATCCCGCACCAAACTTTAGCCTGCCCGACCAAGAAGGTCATCTGCACACCCTCGAGGGCTACCGGGGGCAGTGGGTGGTGCTTTACTTCTATCCCAAAGACGATACCCCCGGCTGCACCAAAGAAGCCTGCAACTTCCGCGACGAAAAGAGCCGCTTAGAAGAGCTAGGTGCGGTGGTGCTAGGGGTTTCTGCCGACGACGTAGAGAGCCACGGCAAGTTTCACGGCAAATATAGCCTTAACTTTCCCCTTTTGGCCAACCCAGAAAAAGACGTCATTCGTGCGTATGGCGCCTGGGGCCGCAAGACCCTGTACGGCAAGGAATATGAGGGGGTGTTCCGCTATACCTACCTGATTGACCCCGAGGGCAGGGTGGCCAAGGTATGGGATAAGGTCAAACCCGACGAGCACGCCCTCGAGGTGGCCGAAGCCCTGCTCGAGCTGCAAAAGCAAGCGGTGTAA